From the Arvicola amphibius chromosome 2, mArvAmp1.2, whole genome shotgun sequence genome, one window contains:
- the Haao gene encoding 3-hydroxyanthranilate 3,4-dioxygenase, with translation MEHRVKVKSWVEENRASFQPPVCNKLMHQEQLKIMFVGGPNTRKDYHIEEGEEVFYQLEGDMVLRVLEQGKHRDVVIRQGEIFLLPARVPHSPQRFANTMGLVIERRRLESELDGLRYYVGDTANVLFEKWFYCEDLGTQLAPIIQEFFRSEQYRTGKPDPDQLLKEPPFPLSTRSVMEPMSLKAWLNGHSRELQAGTSLSLFGDTYETQVIAHGQGSSKGPRQDVDVWLWQLEGSSTVTMGGQCVGLAPDDSLLVPAGTAYMWERAQGSVALSVTQDPACKKPLR, from the exons ATGGAGCACCGTGTGAAAGTGAAGTCTTGGGTAGAAGAGAATCGGGCCTCCTTCCAGCCCCCGGTTTGCAACAAGCTTAT GCACCAGGAGCAGCTCAAAATCATGTTCGTGGGAGGCCCCAACACCAGGAAGGATTATCACATCGAGGAGGGTGAGGAG GTGTTTTACCAGCTGGAGGGAGACATGGTTCTCCGAGTCCTGGAGCAAGGAAAACACCGGGATGTGGTCATTCGGCAGGGAGAG ATATTCCTCCTGCCCGCCAGGGTGCCCCACTCCCCTCAGAGGTTTGCTAACACCATGGGGCTGGTGATTGAGAGGAGGCGGCTGGAGAGCGAGCTGGATGGGCTGAG GTACTATGTAGGGGACACTGCAAATGTCCTCTTTGAGAAATGGTTCTACTGCGAGGACCTTGGAACACAGTTGGCCCCCATCATCCAAGA GTTCTTCCGCTCTGAGCAGTACCGAACAGGAAAGCCTGACCCTG ACCAGCTGCTCAAGGAGCCGCCATTCCCGCTGAGTACACGATCTGTCATGGAGCCTATGTCACTGAAGGCATGGCTGAATGGTCACTCCAGGGAGCTTCAGGCAGGCACATCCCTCAGCCTGTTTGGGGACACTTACGAGACCCAG GTCATTGCCCATGGACAAGGTAGCAGCAAAGGCCCAAGACAGGATGTGGACGTGTGGCTGTGGCAGCTG GAGGGTTCCTCTACGGTGACAATGGGAGGGCAGTGTGTAGGCCTGGCCCCAGATGACAGCCTGCTGGTGCCGGCTGGGACCGC GTACATGTGGGAGCGAGCACAAGGCTCTGTGGCCTTGTCTGTGACACAGGATCCTGCCTGTAAGAAGCCACTGAGGTGA